TGCCACGCTTTTGTACTGCTTTATTAATATCCAACTCCAGCTGGCCGTCAATCATTACCCTTTGCCGCTGATCTTTAAATTTACTGCTGGCGTGCATACTTATACCGGTGGCTTCAGACATATTCAACATTACTACATCAAGTTCTCCTTCGTTAAATTCACGGACAATTTTTTTCTTATCGGTTTCAAAACGGGTAGTCACTATCGCACTTCCGTCGTCCTGAATATCAAGCATTATTTTTCTGCCGGTTATTTCCTTTACGGTATAACCTGCATCCTGAATACGTTTTATCATTACATCAATGGGGCTGATTGTAATGCCGGAACTCGCTTTAATGATTTTATCAAGAATACGCTGATATTCTGCTCTCCCATCTTCCGTTAAATCTGCAAGTGATATTGTTCCAGGTATAGAATTACCTTGTGCATCTTTTTCGGTGTACCTCATTACTCCTTCAAGCGCTCTTTTTAATGTAAGGCTGAAATCTATTTTTTCAAGTCGCTCACCAGGTTGCGCCCCAATATGGTCAAGGAAACTACCCATCGTGCTTTTAAATCCAATAACAGGCTTCCTGTTGGCTTTTAATTCATCTATCGCTGCATCAGCTATATCTAACGCTTTTATAGAAAAAAGAAGTTGATCTATAAGGTTAAACACTTTGCTGGCGAATGGCTGATTATTCACCCCTGCCATATTAGTTCCTCCACGTTCTGTCATTCGGGCACCAGCGGCGGCAGCAATATCATCCATAGCCCGAATTACTTCTGCAACATGAATTGCCTGGAAATCTATAATATCCCTTATATTATCAGTAACCTTATCTGCAATTTCTCTGTGTGCTTCCGGTTTCCTCCAGTACTTCATAATCAACACTTTACGCCATCAAAACTTCTTTCCCTTCTTAGCATCTGGCCGCTTTCTACCAACTGGGCCGCAACAACTTCCTGCAATGCTACTCCACCATGCTCAATGGCCCGGACTAATTCATCATTGCTCATATTGGCTTCCTGCATAGCCGTTTTCATGGCATATACAGGCATTGCTTGTGGTGTTTTGGCAAAGGTGGCAGATAGGTACAGAACACCTTTTGAAGAAGCTATGGCCTCTTTAAAGAACTCCCCACGATTACTTTGCCCCGCTACGTTGTGGCTTTCGTCCAGTATTAAAATATTGCCTTCTGAAATAGCTGCAAAGAAATCTTTTTTTGCACTGGGCTTATCAGATGAAGTACCAAACTGGGAATATGTTGCTAAAACAAAGTTTGCATCTTTGGGTATTTGTTTATTTGCGAAAATTCCTTTTTTGGTTGCGGCTGGCATCAGTTTATGAACAACATTGCCATCCTTATCTGTTATAGTCGGATCGCCAGAAGAATTTTTGTCATTAACAATAAATGGTTTTACATTTTTGCTCCATGATTTATTTTGTGTAGGGTCAATATCTACAAGATCCCTGTACAGGTCAGAAAATAATCCCGGGGGTTTCTGTTAAGAATATTGGTTTAAGCCCCTGATTAATTCCATACCGTAAAACAGCCGCAGCAATACGGCCTTTACCTACCCCGGTCATATCACCAATGATCATTCCTTGCCCGTTCTCAATTTGCACAATAGTCATGGCAACGGCATCCACCTGTTCACCGCTTAAAGCATTAAACAATTCTTCTTTTGTGGCATATCCTAATTTTTTCTGAACGAAATTATCAATGCCGCCATACTCATTATTTATTTTAGTCAGGATGTTTTCGGCATCAGTAGCCATCCGGCTTGGAATAACAGTATCAACTGATTGGCTGCTACTTTTTGGAACATACGGAACTTTTGCATTACTACTTAATTCACCTGATTCAAACTTTCGAGCAGATTGTAAAGACTGGTTTCCTGAAATGTTTCCAATGCCTGTTCCTCTGTTATCTCCGGTTCCGGGCTGTTGAAAAGGAACGTCTGTTTCCAGGTCAGAAACTGGTCCGATTCCATTATCGCTGTCGCCAGTTCCGTTGGTGTCGGCTTGGTCGGTATTTGTATTCCCAGTATTTCCGTTATTAGGTCCG
This window of the Chitinophagaceae bacterium genome carries:
- a CDS encoding strawberry notch C-terminal domain-containing protein — protein: MKYWRKPEAHREIADKVTDNIRDIIDFQAIHVAEVIRAMDDIAAAAGARMTERGGTNMAGVNNQPFASKVFNLIDQLLFSIKALDIADAAIDELKANRKPVIGFKSTMGSFLDHIGAQPGERLEKIDFSLTLKRALEGVMRYTEKDAQGNSIPGTISLADLTEDGRAEYQRILDKIIKASSGITISPIDVMIKRIQDAGYTVKEITGRKIMLDIQDDGSAIVTTRFETDKKKIVREFNEGELDVVMLNMSEATGISMHASSKFKDQRQRVMIDGQLELDINKAVQKRGRIDRVGQVVQGAYRLHCFCYSGRIKLLMMFKKNLNPFDANTTSSQKSIKTADVC
- a CDS encoding strawberry notch family protein, coding for MYRDLVDIDPTQNKSWSKNVKPFIVNDKNSSGDPTITDKDGNVVHKLMPAATKKGIFANKQIPKDANFVLATYSQFGTSSDKPSAKKDFFAAISEGNILILDESHNVAGQSNRGEFFKEAIASSKGVLYLSATFAKTPQAMPVYAMKTAMQEANMSNDELVRAIEHGGVALQEVVAAQLVESGQMLRRERSFDGVKC